In Methanosarcina siciliae T4/M, one genomic interval encodes:
- a CDS encoding universal stress protein, protein MSSELYRNIVIASDGSENSRRAISCGIEIAKLSGATIHALYVVDTPSVISEDWTAGKEAIREMMMNSGKKVISKIKKIVEESGVEVKEVLLEGYPANEIINFAENNNMDLIVMGTLGKTGFERLLMGSVAEKVVRHSKVPVVVVRDGN, encoded by the coding sequence ATGTCGAGTGAATTATACCGAAACATAGTGATCGCATCTGATGGGTCCGAGAATTCCCGGAGAGCTATTTCTTGTGGTATTGAGATTGCAAAGCTTAGCGGAGCTACCATCCACGCCCTTTATGTGGTTGATACACCCTCTGTAATTTCTGAAGATTGGACTGCTGGCAAAGAAGCGATCCGTGAAATGATGATGAACTCTGGAAAAAAAGTAATATCCAAAATTAAGAAGATTGTAGAGGAATCGGGTGTGGAGGTCAAAGAGGTTCTTTTAGAGGGATATCCGGCTAATGAAATAATCAATTTTGCAGAAAATAACAACATGGACCTGATAGTAATGGGAACACTCGGAAAAACAGGATTTGAAAGGCTTCTGATGGGAAGTGTTGCGGAAAAAGTAGTAAGACATTCAAAAGTCCCTGTAGTAGTTGTCCGGGATGGGAATTAA
- a CDS encoding metal-dependent hydrolase, with protein sequence MLLFGHIGVTLGVFFGVAFFIPQLRTIIDPTYLVIGSLLPDLIDKPLGMVIFSSTIANGRIIAHTLLFPFTLFLTGLYLYNERGDIKVLTLAVGSIFHLMEDKMWASPRTLFWPFLGWRFRKNPHQTGLKYLLKLFKRSFREL encoded by the coding sequence ATGCTTCTTTTTGGACACATTGGCGTCACGCTGGGGGTATTTTTCGGAGTTGCGTTTTTCATACCGCAATTAAGGACTATTATCGATCCGACATATCTGGTTATTGGATCGCTCCTTCCAGACTTAATAGATAAACCGCTGGGAATGGTTATCTTTTCTTCTACCATTGCAAACGGACGGATAATAGCTCATACATTGTTATTTCCTTTTACCCTCTTTCTGACAGGTTTATACTTATATAATGAAAGAGGAGATATCAAAGTTCTTACCCTTGCAGTCGGTTCCATTTTTCACCTTATGGAAGATAAGATGTGGGCATCACCTCGAACTTTATTTTGGCCTTTCCTGGGATGGCGTTTCCGCAAAAATCCGCATCAAACTGGACTAAAATACTTATTAAAGCTTTTTAAAAGATCTTTTAGAGAGTTATAA
- a CDS encoding serine/threonine-protein kinase RIO2, translating to MIDEVLKVFKKLDAKDFRILTGIETGMKHFEWVPVEELNKYTKLPFDKLEYRLKRLVKDKLVVRTVRPYEGLQIYFEGYDALALNAFVKRKSISAIGDEIGVGKESVVYEAIRQSELAIGEPYPVIIKFHREGRTSFKQIKRVREHLGEREHFSWIYASRLAAQREYEVMTQLYPRVSLPKPLDQNRHAIVMELAKGNLLSKTKLLDPEWYLDEILRQVKITYSLGFIHADLSEYNIFVSEDSVQFIDWPQYVTPDHPHADEILERDVSNVLTHFSRKYNTERELEEVLEEIKSAAEKSIEETEETEETEETEETEET from the coding sequence ATGATCGACGAAGTGCTAAAAGTTTTCAAGAAACTCGATGCAAAGGATTTCAGGATACTTACAGGCATCGAGACAGGAATGAAACATTTTGAGTGGGTGCCAGTAGAAGAACTGAATAAATACACCAAATTGCCTTTCGATAAACTGGAATACAGGCTGAAGAGGCTTGTCAAGGACAAGCTTGTGGTCAGAACCGTCCGGCCTTATGAAGGTCTTCAGATTTATTTTGAGGGTTACGATGCCCTTGCACTCAATGCCTTTGTGAAAAGAAAAAGTATCAGCGCTATAGGGGACGAAATCGGGGTAGGTAAGGAGTCTGTTGTTTATGAAGCGATTCGGCAGTCTGAGCTTGCAATAGGGGAACCTTATCCGGTCATAATCAAGTTCCACAGGGAAGGCAGGACCAGCTTCAAACAGATAAAAAGAGTACGTGAACACCTCGGGGAAAGAGAGCATTTCTCCTGGATTTATGCTTCCCGGCTTGCGGCTCAGAGGGAATATGAGGTTATGACCCAGCTGTACCCGCGGGTGTCTCTCCCAAAACCCCTGGACCAGAACAGGCATGCAATTGTTATGGAACTCGCAAAAGGCAATCTGCTCTCAAAAACAAAACTTCTGGATCCTGAATGGTATCTTGATGAGATTCTCAGGCAGGTAAAAATAACCTATTCGCTGGGTTTCATCCATGCCGATTTAAGCGAATATAACATATTTGTATCCGAAGATAGTGTCCAGTTCATCGACTGGCCTCAGTATGTAACTCCGGATCATCCTCATGCTGACGAAATTCTCGAACGGGATGTCTCAAATGTCCTGACCCATTTCTCCCGAAAATATAACACTGAAAGAGAACTTGAAGAAGTTCTTGAAGAGATCAAAAGTGCAGCAGAGAAAAGCATTGAAGAAACTGAAGAAACTGAAGAAACTGAAGAAACTGAAGAAACTGAAGAAACTTAA
- a CDS encoding DUF460 domain-containing protein: protein MFMQNRIIYGIDIARGSPRAKELPRYALAILKDGEVTHYSMLRRQKILNMIQRDRPDIIAVDNIFELAADRNELISIMERLPDGVKLVQVTGGLRPEPLVRLAKKHGFSFNPENPNDEAEACARLADLGVGHEVSLFEDITKIKVSRARSLGRGGWSQNRYRRKVHGAVLQRSREIENVLKDLSREKGIRFETVNVKGFGGYVRSEFTVYAKRGEIPIHPMASNDAQVSVRSVERDKIRYVPLKPKNPRRKFTIVGIDPGTTVGIAILSLDGELLYLKSFRGIAPDEVVKLIAEYGKPAVIASDVTPMPGSVEKIRRSFNAVPASPGIEVSAEEKIALGRPFGYSNDHERDALTAALLTYRSYKNIFTRIEKKAPENADLELIKLHVIRGDSIESAIEKVRAAARAPEKPGARAAPEKPEERAVDESLLKMRDTVLRQGEQIQNLQDYVEELKHALLAKDRRISKLEFRLKGFKKEVYGEVRKSKEIRIRDSTIESLKKELSNKNKTVKELRRRSNKLRKIQKMEIRGEGTPVKVISAFTKESIAETKEKYGLKEGDIVFLDNPSGGGAATAQILVEARARAVIIPEEISHAAEETFFKGDVPVLRNVQLERAEDFAMAEPEALKAAIAAWEKEAEKRRQKAKEDELQSLFDEYRSERRRGLI, encoded by the coding sequence GTGTTCATGCAAAACAGAATAATTTACGGAATTGATATTGCCCGGGGTTCCCCAAGGGCAAAGGAACTTCCTCGCTATGCTCTGGCTATACTGAAGGACGGAGAAGTTACCCATTACAGTATGCTTCGCCGTCAGAAGATTCTGAATATGATCCAGAGGGACAGGCCGGATATCATAGCTGTGGACAATATTTTTGAACTGGCTGCGGACAGAAACGAACTTATCTCGATAATGGAACGTCTGCCCGATGGGGTTAAACTTGTTCAGGTTACCGGTGGGCTTCGCCCGGAACCTCTTGTCAGGCTTGCGAAAAAACATGGTTTTTCCTTTAACCCTGAAAACCCCAATGATGAAGCCGAAGCCTGTGCCCGGCTTGCAGACCTTGGAGTGGGGCACGAAGTCTCTCTTTTTGAAGACATTACGAAAATCAAGGTTAGCCGAGCCCGTTCACTCGGGCGGGGGGGCTGGAGCCAGAACCGGTACAGAAGAAAAGTGCACGGAGCCGTGCTTCAGAGGAGCAGGGAGATTGAAAATGTCCTCAAGGACCTTTCACGGGAAAAAGGCATCAGGTTCGAAACCGTAAACGTAAAAGGGTTCGGGGGCTATGTGAGGTCAGAATTTACAGTCTATGCAAAGCGTGGAGAGATTCCAATACATCCTATGGCAAGCAACGATGCGCAGGTAAGTGTGAGAAGTGTCGAACGTGATAAAATCCGGTATGTCCCCCTGAAGCCGAAAAACCCCCGGCGTAAATTCACAATCGTAGGAATCGATCCGGGAACAACCGTGGGCATAGCTATTCTTTCTCTTGATGGCGAGCTTCTTTATTTGAAAAGCTTCAGGGGAATAGCTCCTGATGAAGTTGTCAAGCTCATTGCCGAATATGGAAAACCTGCAGTGATCGCAAGCGATGTGACTCCAATGCCGGGATCGGTTGAAAAAATCAGGAGGAGCTTCAACGCAGTCCCTGCAAGCCCAGGGATTGAGGTTTCTGCCGAGGAAAAAATCGCGCTTGGAAGACCTTTCGGCTATTCCAATGACCACGAGAGGGACGCCTTAACTGCTGCCCTTCTCACCTACAGGAGCTACAAGAACATCTTCACGCGGATTGAAAAGAAAGCTCCGGAGAATGCAGACCTTGAGCTGATAAAGCTCCACGTAATCCGCGGAGACTCGATCGAATCTGCGATCGAAAAAGTCCGGGCTGCAGCAAGAGCTCCTGAAAAACCTGGAGCACGGGCAGCTCCTGAAAAGCCGGAGGAAAGGGCAGTTGACGAATCACTCCTGAAAATGCGAGATACTGTCCTGAGGCAGGGAGAACAGATTCAGAACCTTCAGGATTACGTGGAGGAATTGAAACATGCCCTGCTAGCAAAAGACCGGAGAATCTCAAAACTTGAGTTCAGGTTGAAGGGCTTCAAAAAGGAAGTTTATGGCGAAGTCCGGAAATCAAAAGAGATCCGGATCAGGGATAGCACTATAGAGAGCCTGAAAAAAGAGCTCAGCAACAAAAACAAAACCGTAAAAGAACTCAGGCGCAGAAGCAACAAACTGCGCAAAATCCAGAAAATGGAAATTCGAGGCGAGGGCACTCCTGTAAAGGTTATTTCCGCCTTTACAAAGGAGTCAATTGCCGAAACTAAAGAAAAATACGGACTCAAAGAAGGAGACATCGTTTTTCTGGATAATCCGAGCGGAGGCGGAGCTGCAACCGCCCAGATCCTTGTAGAAGCCAGAGCCCGGGCTGTAATTATTCCTGAAGAGATCTCTCACGCAGCAGAGGAGACTTTCTTCAAGGGTGATGTGCCGGTTTTAAGGAATGTCCAGCTTGAAAGAGCTGAAGATTTTGCAATGGCAGAACCGGAAGCCCTGAAGGCTGCAATTGCTGCATGGGAAAAAGAAGCTGAAAAAAGACGGCAAAAAGCCAAAGAAGACGAACTTCAGAGTCTCTTTGATGAGTACAGAAGTGAAAGGAGGAGAGGCCTCATTTAA
- a CDS encoding MBL fold metallo-hydrolase translates to MFVLEFSFKGGCREVGRSGLLVNEEILLDYGIKAGEIPEYPGNGMEPKAVLVSHGHLDHCGAVPNLMYMNPEVFMTPPTADFTNLLGRDTLKLAETTLSGVAPFDPNDLQRVNQLTRRKDYGETFKTHGYSVCFYNAGHIPGASGIHLESESGESLFYTGDFSMKETRLVPGAEEFPEADTLVLESTYFGEEHVPRKETEEKFIDSVLETLERGGTALIPAFAIGRTQEILMLLDAHGITAYVDGMGRDVYKLLRKYPEYLRNPELLDRAFDRAISVKDKQRESVLKEPSVIVTTAGMLNGGPILYYLSQLYRDSNSKVLLTGYQVEGTNGRLALKHGVIETRGDVLALKPKIEQYDFSAHSGDSELKKLVKDFCKKGTERAFVMHGDKTEAFAQWISEEIGVEAYAPANGESFTF, encoded by the coding sequence GTGTTTGTTCTGGAGTTTAGTTTTAAAGGAGGATGCAGGGAAGTCGGACGTTCGGGTTTGCTTGTCAATGAGGAAATTCTGCTCGATTACGGTATAAAAGCCGGAGAAATCCCCGAATATCCCGGAAACGGCATGGAACCGAAAGCCGTGCTTGTATCCCACGGGCATCTGGACCACTGCGGGGCGGTCCCTAACCTGATGTATATGAATCCCGAAGTTTTCATGACGCCGCCAACGGCAGATTTTACCAATCTTCTTGGGAGAGATACCCTCAAACTTGCAGAAACAACCCTTTCGGGTGTAGCACCTTTTGACCCCAACGACCTTCAAAGGGTTAACCAGCTGACCCGAAGAAAAGATTACGGGGAGACCTTCAAAACTCACGGGTACAGTGTCTGCTTCTATAACGCAGGCCATATCCCCGGAGCTTCCGGAATCCATCTTGAATCCGAATCGGGAGAAAGTCTCTTTTATACGGGTGATTTCAGCATGAAGGAAACGAGGCTTGTGCCGGGAGCAGAAGAGTTTCCAGAAGCTGATACGCTTGTGCTTGAGAGCACATACTTCGGAGAGGAGCATGTCCCGAGAAAAGAAACCGAAGAAAAGTTTATTGATTCTGTCCTTGAAACTCTGGAAAGGGGAGGAACTGCCCTTATCCCTGCTTTTGCAATAGGCAGGACGCAGGAGATCCTTATGCTGCTCGACGCCCATGGGATCACGGCTTATGTGGACGGAATGGGCAGGGATGTATACAAACTCCTCCGGAAATATCCCGAGTACCTGAGGAATCCGGAACTTCTGGACAGGGCTTTCGACCGGGCTATTTCCGTAAAAGATAAGCAACGGGAATCCGTTCTCAAAGAACCTTCGGTTATTGTCACTACAGCCGGAATGCTGAACGGCGGGCCTATACTCTATTACCTGAGCCAGCTTTACAGGGACTCGAACTCTAAAGTCCTGCTCACCGGCTATCAGGTTGAAGGCACAAATGGCCGGCTGGCACTGAAACACGGCGTCATCGAGACCAGAGGAGATGTCCTTGCCCTCAAGCCCAAAATAGAGCAATACGACTTTTCCGCACACAGCGGGGACAGCGAGCTTAAAAAACTTGTGAAGGATTTCTGCAAAAAAGGCACGGAAAGGGCCTTTGTAATGCACGGGGACAAAACAGAGGCTTTCGCACAGTGGATCTCTGAGGAAATCGGTGTGGAAGCTTATGCACCCGCAAACGGGGAATCTTTTACCTTTTAA
- a CDS encoding DNA topoisomerase I → MHLIVTEKNIAARRIAAILAPKSPKKERVSGVDVYRYELGKGKSRQETAVVGLSGHIVGIDFPKEYNNWQKVDSRTLIDAEITTTPINRKIVTALRALGKEADRVTIATDYDREGELIGVEALNIIKKVNPEVPFDRVRYSAITPKAIDAAFTNPTSVDFNLADAGHSRQVIDLVWGAALTRYISLAAGRLGKMFLSVGRVQSPTLSLIVDREKERNIFVPTPYWEIHVELETKSSETFSAQHSTRRFLDKKEASEVFNKLGKKAELKEMEKGTKSDQPPTPFNTTGFISAANSIGLSPANAMRIAESLYTNGYISYPRTDNTVYPETLDLRAQIEIFKEGPFKEYAEALLEKKELIPTRGKKETTDHPPIYPASLAKESELKEDEWKVYELVARRFFATFAGPSTWETMRLRLEINAEEFRSNGARMLESGWRWYYPYNAPEDRLFPELSEGEILKVIKKEMLDKETQPPGRYGQGRLINIMEELGLGTKATRHEIISKLYSRAYIHGNPVQPTNTSFAVVETLERYSPTITKPDMTKLLEENMDLIAEGKIKEESVLEESREMLQQVFSELDKNRDKIIESLQAGLREDKIIGKCPLCGNELMIRRSKRGSRFIGCSNYPNCTFSLPLPKSGQIVVTDKQCETHGLHHIRIINAGKRPWDLGCPQCNFIEWQKTQKEEQAQQPKKEKPKTITDIEGVGKATAGKLEEAGITSVEALAEADPIELAKTIKTSVKKVKTWQISCNGGIVEDL, encoded by the coding sequence ATGCACCTTATCGTAACGGAAAAAAATATAGCAGCAAGGAGGATAGCTGCGATTCTGGCTCCAAAAAGTCCTAAGAAGGAAAGAGTCAGCGGAGTAGACGTCTACCGGTACGAGCTTGGAAAAGGCAAAAGCAGACAGGAAACTGCAGTTGTAGGGCTTTCCGGGCATATTGTTGGGATTGATTTCCCAAAAGAATATAACAACTGGCAAAAAGTTGATTCAAGAACTCTGATCGACGCCGAGATTACAACAACTCCAATCAACCGGAAAATAGTGACTGCTTTAAGGGCCCTTGGGAAAGAAGCAGACAGAGTCACGATTGCAACTGACTACGACCGGGAAGGAGAACTGATAGGAGTCGAAGCTCTGAATATCATAAAGAAAGTGAACCCTGAGGTACCTTTTGACAGGGTTCGCTACAGTGCAATCACCCCAAAAGCAATTGATGCAGCATTTACAAACCCCACAAGTGTTGATTTTAACCTTGCCGATGCCGGTCACTCCAGGCAGGTTATTGATCTGGTCTGGGGAGCTGCCCTTACCCGATATATTTCCCTTGCAGCAGGCAGGCTCGGGAAAATGTTCCTTTCTGTGGGGAGGGTGCAATCCCCAACCCTATCACTTATAGTCGACAGGGAAAAAGAGAGAAATATCTTTGTCCCGACTCCTTACTGGGAAATACATGTCGAACTTGAAACAAAATCAAGTGAGACTTTTTCAGCCCAGCACTCAACCCGCCGTTTCCTGGACAAAAAGGAAGCTTCCGAGGTCTTTAATAAACTGGGGAAAAAAGCCGAATTAAAAGAGATGGAAAAAGGCACAAAAAGTGACCAGCCCCCAACCCCGTTTAATACTACAGGCTTTATCAGCGCGGCAAACTCAATCGGGCTCAGCCCTGCAAACGCCATGCGCATAGCCGAATCTCTCTATACTAACGGGTACATATCCTATCCCAGGACCGACAATACGGTTTATCCCGAAACCCTCGACCTCAGGGCTCAAATTGAGATTTTTAAGGAAGGGCCTTTTAAGGAATATGCAGAAGCCCTGCTTGAGAAGAAAGAACTTATCCCCACCCGCGGGAAAAAAGAAACAACAGACCATCCTCCTATCTATCCGGCGTCCCTTGCAAAGGAATCCGAGTTAAAAGAAGATGAATGGAAGGTCTACGAGCTTGTGGCCAGGCGCTTTTTTGCAACCTTTGCAGGACCCAGCACCTGGGAGACCATGCGCCTGAGACTCGAAATCAATGCCGAAGAGTTCAGGTCAAACGGGGCAAGAATGCTTGAATCCGGCTGGCGCTGGTATTACCCCTACAATGCCCCTGAAGACAGGCTGTTTCCGGAACTCAGCGAAGGAGAAATCCTGAAAGTGATAAAGAAAGAGATGCTGGACAAGGAAACCCAACCCCCGGGACGCTACGGACAGGGCAGGTTGATCAACATAATGGAAGAGCTGGGCCTGGGCACGAAAGCCACCCGCCACGAGATTATCAGCAAGCTCTATTCCAGGGCATATATCCACGGAAATCCGGTACAGCCTACAAATACCTCTTTTGCCGTAGTGGAAACTCTTGAAAGATACTCGCCCACGATTACAAAACCGGACATGACAAAGCTGCTTGAAGAAAATATGGACCTGATCGCAGAAGGTAAAATCAAAGAGGAGTCCGTCCTTGAAGAGTCCAGAGAAATGCTCCAGCAGGTCTTTTCGGAACTTGACAAAAACCGGGACAAAATCATAGAGTCCCTGCAGGCAGGCCTCAGGGAAGACAAAATTATAGGCAAATGCCCCTTATGCGGAAACGAACTCATGATCCGACGATCGAAAAGAGGAAGCCGTTTCATAGGCTGCAGCAATTACCCTAACTGCACCTTCTCCCTCCCCCTGCCAAAGAGCGGCCAGATCGTGGTTACCGATAAGCAATGCGAGACCCACGGCCTGCACCACATCCGCATAATTAATGCCGGTAAACGCCCCTGGGACCTCGGCTGTCCCCAGTGCAACTTTATTGAATGGCAAAAAACCCAGAAGGAAGAGCAGGCCCAGCAGCCGAAAAAAGAAAAGCCCAAAACCATTACGGATATCGAAGGCGTAGGAAAAGCCACCGCCGGAAAACTGGAAGAAGCCGGGATCACAAGCGTGGAAGCCCTTGCCGAAGCCGACCCCATAGAACTTGCAAAAACAATAAAGACAAGCGTAAAAAAGGTTAAAACATGGCAGATTTCATGTAACGGCGGCATAGTTGAGGACTTATAA
- a CDS encoding ferredoxin domain-containing protein, with amino-acid sequence MILNPESDVIETLAKSILLAARTAPKAKGVDDIVTALVEKEDIEVLASAMEKLADTKGEGFAFLKRDAGNLRNAGSAILIGVKASGAAGLNCGACGFKTCAEMLDRQKVEAEFKGPNCMLKYADLGIAVGAAVAKAKDFCIDNRVMYSIGAAARVSGLLDADVVFGIPLSVTGKNIFFDRK; translated from the coding sequence ATGATTCTCAATCCCGAATCCGATGTAATCGAGACACTTGCAAAGAGCATCCTTCTGGCTGCCCGGACTGCCCCGAAAGCCAAAGGAGTAGACGACATAGTAACTGCCCTCGTTGAAAAAGAAGATATTGAAGTCCTTGCCTCGGCCATGGAAAAGCTGGCAGATACAAAAGGCGAAGGCTTTGCCTTCCTGAAAAGAGATGCAGGAAACCTTAGAAATGCCGGGTCTGCTATCCTTATAGGAGTAAAAGCCAGTGGAGCTGCAGGCTTAAACTGCGGAGCCTGCGGGTTTAAGACCTGTGCAGAAATGCTGGACCGGCAGAAGGTTGAAGCAGAATTTAAAGGGCCGAACTGCATGCTCAAGTATGCGGACCTGGGAATCGCTGTAGGAGCAGCTGTTGCAAAAGCCAAGGACTTCTGTATTGACAACAGGGTCATGTATTCGATAGGTGCGGCTGCAAGGGTCTCCGGCCTTCTGGATGCAGATGTTGTTTTTGGAATTCCGCTGAGCGTTACCGGGAAGAATATCTTTTTTGACAGAAAATGA
- a CDS encoding plasmid pRiA4b ORF-3 family protein: MKKTFEKVYQLKLSMKGITPQIWRRIQVPENYTFLNLHNAIQAVMEWEDYHLHEFEMPNPKTGMLDKIGTEGEDFEGLGEPLVPENKTKISKYFTPENKIALYTYDFGDNWQIKIRLEKILSREEGEEYPVCTAGKRAAVPEDIGGIWGYEDMLEILKNPEHEEYEDTVTWLGEDFDPEYFDPKEVSF, encoded by the coding sequence ATGAAAAAGACTTTCGAGAAAGTTTATCAGCTAAAACTTTCCATGAAAGGCATTACCCCTCAGATCTGGAGGCGTATACAGGTACCGGAAAATTATACCTTCCTTAACCTTCACAATGCTATCCAGGCTGTAATGGAATGGGAAGATTACCATCTGCATGAATTCGAAATGCCAAACCCGAAGACAGGGATGCTGGATAAAATCGGGACGGAAGGCGAAGATTTTGAAGGATTGGGAGAGCCTCTAGTCCCGGAAAATAAGACTAAAATATCCAAATATTTCACACCGGAAAATAAGATTGCTCTGTACACCTACGATTTCGGGGACAACTGGCAGATAAAAATTAGGCTTGAAAAAATTCTTTCACGAGAAGAAGGAGAGGAGTATCCCGTATGTACTGCCGGAAAAAGAGCAGCTGTCCCAGAAGACATCGGGGGAATATGGGGCTATGAAGATATGCTGGAGATCCTGAAGAACCCGGAACATGAGGAATATGAAGATACTGTAACATGGCTGGGAGAAGATTTTGACCCCGAATACTTTGACCCGAAAGAAGTTTCTTTCTGA
- a CDS encoding orotate phosphoribosyltransferase-like protein: MKNIEDLIEKAAELQSNGLISAQIADELNVSRETVTWLLTRSKKEEVTPAPKDISVDWSSIGKSAKRLHNVSLALCDMVLETLEKADAEVDVVVGIAANGIPLASMIAYELDADLAIYHRKGQDLAHKGNRGTISRNFGSVAGKNCVIVDDVITTGSTSMEVIEQLKEMDAKPRVVAVLVDKKGVDTIYNVPIRSLVRIARVD; the protein is encoded by the coding sequence ATGAAGAATATCGAAGATTTAATCGAGAAAGCTGCGGAATTACAGAGTAATGGGCTTATTAGCGCTCAGATTGCCGATGAACTCAATGTTTCAAGAGAAACGGTTACCTGGCTTTTAACCCGTTCAAAAAAAGAAGAAGTAACTCCCGCTCCAAAAGATATTTCTGTGGACTGGAGCAGCATAGGGAAAAGTGCCAAACGTCTCCACAACGTCTCGCTTGCACTCTGCGACATGGTGCTTGAAACCCTGGAAAAGGCAGACGCCGAGGTAGACGTGGTCGTTGGCATTGCTGCCAATGGGATTCCCCTGGCAAGCATGATTGCATATGAACTGGATGCGGATTTAGCGATTTATCATCGTAAAGGGCAGGATCTCGCTCACAAAGGCAACAGAGGGACCATAAGCAGAAATTTCGGGTCCGTTGCCGGTAAAAACTGCGTTATCGTGGACGATGTTATTACCACCGGTTCAACCAGTATGGAAGTGATTGAGCAGCTGAAAGAAATGGATGCAAAGCCAAGAGTTGTAGCGGTATTGGTCGACAAAAAAGGTGTAGATACAATATATAATGTTCCGATTCGGTCTCTTGTAAGAATTGCGCGTGTGGACTAA
- a CDS encoding lipocalin-like domain-containing protein, producing MKIGLKIGLIVSLLLLCLAIPLSAAQASEPAGTIAVKADNETSMNTTTSAQESAPWLTSPGLNTEEQGLYHFPRDHQWHSGPTYHFNDFDEWHYFTLLGKDLTTGHNISLFVCDFQQGWRNDIQRPHTRVLMAYLDKDEAKFYGHAIDPTGKFVTTGSNGDFNYTVGEVGKEQGFATNYSYSQERWNFKGWATNESNMTAGTPYNFDVTGVVKVPGYIPMAYWGLENIGFNDQYDQNPSTMYGLSYYYVAPEMEMNGTVTLDDGVVHEIEGTAWFEHQWGNFQSPEQLRYFWGYARFPNGDSFTWRQYYGSPAGVVPTTIPYNITAGMMGWDSPQIQQNRFAFVPKGQPPQFAFGPSIVYTPIKWWTSPITNMSYPWWGELKTPKGTFYVSPSATPSQESAGAAGPFIEGALELHSGSIDGPVVAEGFCELAQLPPLGAPNARGLPEATAPGDIRFDGGLNHSVQKQN from the coding sequence ATGAAAATTGGATTGAAAATCGGATTGATAGTTTCTCTACTATTGCTATGCTTAGCTATTCCTCTTAGCGCCGCGCAAGCATCAGAACCTGCAGGAACCATCGCAGTCAAAGCAGATAATGAAACTTCAATGAACACAACAACTTCGGCCCAAGAATCCGCACCGTGGCTCACGAGCCCGGGGCTGAACACGGAAGAACAGGGACTCTACCACTTTCCCAGGGACCACCAGTGGCATAGCGGACCGACCTACCACTTTAACGATTTCGATGAGTGGCACTACTTCACATTACTGGGCAAGGACCTGACGACAGGCCACAACATATCTTTGTTTGTGTGCGATTTCCAACAGGGTTGGCGCAATGACATACAAAGGCCCCACACCAGGGTTCTCATGGCCTACCTCGACAAAGACGAAGCCAAGTTTTACGGTCATGCCATTGACCCGACGGGCAAGTTTGTGACCACGGGATCCAATGGGGATTTTAATTATACGGTCGGTGAGGTTGGTAAGGAGCAGGGTTTTGCCACGAACTACAGCTATTCCCAGGAACGGTGGAATTTCAAAGGGTGGGCGACAAACGAGAGTAATATGACCGCCGGCACTCCGTACAACTTTGACGTCACCGGGGTCGTAAAGGTCCCAGGCTACATTCCAATGGCTTACTGGGGGCTGGAAAACATCGGATTCAATGACCAGTACGACCAGAACCCTTCGACTATGTACGGTCTTTCATACTACTACGTAGCCCCGGAGATGGAAATGAACGGCACGGTAACCCTGGATGACGGCGTTGTCCATGAGATTGAAGGCACGGCCTGGTTCGAACACCAGTGGGGCAACTTCCAGTCACCTGAACAGCTCCGATACTTCTGGGGTTATGCCCGTTTCCCCAATGGGGATTCATTCACCTGGCGGCAGTATTACGGCAGTCCTGCGGGAGTTGTACCTACCACCATACCTTACAACATAACAGCTGGTATGATGGGTTGGGACTCTCCGCAGATTCAACAAAACCGGTTCGCTTTCGTACCCAAGGGCCAGCCACCGCAGTTCGCGTTCGGGCCGTCCATCGTGTACACACCGATCAAGTGGTGGACGTCGCCGATAACGAATATGTCGTACCCGTGGTGGGGCGAACTAAAGACGCCTAAAGGGACTTTCTACGTATCCCCGTCAGCCACTCCCTCCCAGGAGAGCGCTGGCGCTGCGGGTCCATTTATAGAGGGAGCGTTGGAGCTCCATAGTGGCTCGATTGACGGACCGGTGGTAGCAGAAGGGTTCTGTGAACTGGCGCAGCTACCTCCACTAGGAGCGCCAAACGCCCGCGGGCTTCCCGAAGCTACTGCTCCGGGAGATATCCGTTTCGACGGCGGTCTGAACCACAGCGTGCAGAAACAAAACTGA